From the Salmo trutta chromosome 25, fSalTru1.1, whole genome shotgun sequence genome, the window TGTTACAGCAACATTTGAGCAATAGCTTAGGCTGGCTACACAACTATAATACATTTTGAGTGCTCCACAGCAATTCTGCATTCAACTGCACCAGTGATCCATGCagtggaaaaatattttaaaacttGTTTTAAGTTTAAATGTTCAAAACAGCATACAGTTACGTTTTTGTTTTTTGGAGTTAAATACTTTTTGACTAGGGTCACAGCATATTATGCACATCTGCAAGCATAGCAGCAAAGGCTGGATGAATATGATTTATCtcttttgttttaatatgttaaaATGCTATGTATGTACAGCATCCTATGTACATAAGTGGAcattataaataaaatacaacaatGGCCAGTTTGGTTTGCAGTGGTGGTGTAGAGACGGCAGgctaaaagcctgatatggacagtgatggtgtagagaCAGCAGgctaaaagcctgatatggacagtgatgtaGTAGAGACGGCAGgctaaaagcctgatatggacagtgatggtgtagacacGGCAGGCTAAAAGCCATATGGACAGTGATGTAGTAGAGACTGCAGgctaaaagcctgatatggacagtgatggtgtagagaCGGCAGGCTAAAAGctatatggacagtgatggtgtagagaCGGCAGGCTAAAAGccatatggacagtgatggtgcagagacgGCAGgctaaaagcctgatatggacagtgatggtgtagagatgACAGGAGCAGTGGAATAGAGATACTAAGGGCAGGCATATGTTTCAAGTACAGAGGAATGTATTGTATTGACAGGAAAGCTGCACAAAGACGAGCaggctacaattccccatcgtttatcagtgcaattttgaaggccaactagctgaaaagaGTCCGAGAGGGTTTATCCAAAGTTCCCTCGTCCAATTTTAGCTCATctcgctctggctagcattagttgttgatcctGTTGTTGTTGACGTGCATAGACAACTGAGGGAAAGATaacctaccttttcatggttgttgatcaataggactgtgacgttcccaaatgtaagaggactcccgttgtatttacatatttgtagaaatccattcaggtgtattttgtggcttttagcaaatgtgttctaatgatctaaagtcactCTGTtacaactgcctgtaaacacagtccagttcaaagtgaatgatgacaggtcctactgcctgtaaacacacagtccagttcatagtgaatgatgacaggtcctactgtaaacacacagtccagttcatagtgaatgatgacaggccctactgcctgtaaacacacagtccagttcatagtgaatgatgacaggtcctactgcctgtaaacacacattccagttcaaagtgaatgatgacaggtcctactgcctgtaaacatacagtccagttcatagtgaatgatgacaggccctactgcctgtaaacacacagtccagttcatagtgaatgatgacaggtcctactgtaaacacacagtccagttcatagtgaatgatgacaggtcctactgcctgtaaacacagtccagttcatagtgaatgatgacaggtcctactgcctgtaaacacagtccagttcatagtgaatgatgacaggtcctactgcctgtaaacacagtccagttcatagtgaatgatgtcaggtcctactgcctgtaaacacagtccagttcatagtgaatgatgtcaggtcctactgcctgtaaacacacagtccagttcatagtgaatgatgacaggtcctactgcctgtaaacacacagtccagttcatagtgaatgatgtcaggtcctactgcctgtaaacacagtccagttcatagtgaatgatgacaggtcctactgcctgtaaacacacagtccagttcatagtgaatgatgtcaggtcctactgcctgtaaacacagtccagttcatagtgaatgatgacaggtcctactgcctgtaaacacacagtccagttcatagtgaatgatgtcagatcctactgcctgtaaacacacaatccagttcatagtgaatgatgacaggtcctactgcctgtaaacacacagtccagttcatagtgaatgattgCAGGCCCGTGTGtcaaatggcttatttgcatataggtctactgtagctctgattagCTATGTCACACTTGTCTgcgtagactccggtcctggacaagacagatgtttttattaggttttatttactgcagtgtctattaattgtccaaaacACACAGCCCCTTTCCaactatattgctatagaattttcacaaatgccttagtcattcccaaacattctatgaatgaatttatgaaaatgaccatatctaagtgcttgCTTGTcagaaaaagtaaaataaatcaaatataatACGTTTTTAAAAGTgtcattcttcctgggggtgtttatgaacagattttaataagatttaaTGTTGCTAAAAATGCTGTTAGTTCTACTTTAACATAGAATTACGTTCTTAGCACTCACCATAGCAGTTTACATTGACCATAGCAGTTTGCCAACCGATTTCACGTGTGGAGGCTAATTAATAGTTATTCGTATTGCTATACACATTAAATCACTTTCACTAGATAAATCAATCTAAAATTCAGAAATGAGGACATAATTCCACTAATCATTAAGGTCAAAGTGCAACAACAACAATGGAATTGGGCATCAATTGATAAATGATAGGCTATTATTGAGTAGGCTGAACTTCAATGTGAATTATTTCATGTTAGGCTAATGCAAGTTTTCATTTGAATGGAGGGATTTATATCGTCGGCTGCATGGAATTtgttggattataataaatatcatatAATATACAGTCATGTCcataaatatttggacattgaccaagttattattttagctgtctaccacagcatattgGAGTTGAATTTAAATAATGAATGAATATGTGCAGACTTTCagatttaatttgagggtatttacaTCCAAAATCGGGTGAACGGTGtaggaattacagcacttttttaTATGTGGTCCCTCCCtttttaagggaccaaaagtaaTTGGACAATTGGCTGCTCAGTTGTTCCATGGCCAGGTGTGTTTTATTCCCTCATTAGTTCATTTACAAGTAAGCAGATAAAAGGTCTAGAGTTGATTTCAAGTGTTGCATTTGCATTTTGGAATCTGTTGCTGTTAACCCTCAATATGAAGTCCAAAGAGCTGTCACTGCCAGTGAAACAAGCCATCATTAGGCTGAAAGAATCAAAACAAACCCAACAGAGACATAGCAAAAACATTAAGTGTGGCCAAATCAACTATTTGGTACATTCCTAAAAAGAAAGAACGCACTGGTGAGCTCAGGAACACCAAAAGGCCCGGAAGACGGAAAACACGGAAAACAACTGTGGTGGATGACAGAAGAATTATTTCCCCGGTGAAGAAAAACCCCTTCACAACAGTTGGCCAGATCAACAACACCCTCCAGGAGGTAGGCATATCTGTGTCAAAGTCAACAATCAAGAGAAGACTTCACCAGAGTAAATACAGAGGGTTTACCACAAGATGTAAACCATTGGTAAGCCTCAAAAACAGGAAGACCAGAAGACTGTACAGTTTTTGAACAAcatcctatggacagatgagacaaatATCAACTTCTACCAGAATGATGAGAAGAGTATGGAAGGAACTGTTCATGATCTGAAGCATACCACCTCATCTGTGAAGCATAGTGGAGGTAGTGTTATGGCATGGCCATGTATGGCTGCCAATGGAACTGCTTCCCTTGTATTTATTGATGATGTGACTGCTGACAAAAGTAGCAGGATGAATTCTGAAGTGTTTAGGGCTATATTATCTGCTCAGATTCAGCCAAATGCTTAAAAAAACTACTTGGACGGCACTTCACAGTGCAgctggacaatgacccgaagcatactgcGAAAGCAAACCAATACTTTAAGGCAAAGAAGTGAAATGTTCTGTAATGGCCAAGTCAATCAcctgacctgaatccaattgagcatttCACTTGCTGAAGGCAAAACGCCCCAAGAACAAGCAGGGACTGAAGACAGCTGCAGTaaaggcctggcagagcatcaccagggaatAAACCCAGCATCTGGTGATGTCTATGGGTTCCAGACTTCAGGCAGCCATTGAGTGAAAAGGGTTTACAAGCAAGTATTAAAACTCACAATTTAAATGTATGATTGTCCAATTACTTTTGAGCCCCTAAAATTGGATGGGGGGGCTATGTATACAAATGGTTGTAATTCCTACACGGCTCATACAATAATTTTTACAAAACCCTCAATTAAAAGATGAAAGTCTACACTTAAAGCACACCTtgattgtttcctttcaaatccattgTGGTGGCATACAGAGCCAAAATTATGCAAAttgtgtcactgtccaaatatttctggacctgactgtatatgcCTTTCAGCAGatgtttttatccaaagcgactgaTGTAAAGtttatgcacacatgactgtatgggtggtcccgggaattgaaCCTACTACCATGGCattacaagcgccatgctctaccaactgagctaccaaGGACGGGTGCGGTTACATTGCATCCAATGGCAGTGTCCACGATAGCCTAACCAAGGagctgcttgtggatttgacagctgtAACGCAGTTCCACCTGCAACACCAAAACAACAGCTATGCAGGTGTCGGCTAGCGCGGATTTGATTGAGTCTGGGCCTTAGAGAAGCACTtaccacagtcagagcagcagtaagatttctcccctgtgtgcacTCTCTTATGACGTGTTAGATGATGGGATAAGGCAAAGcacttcccacagtcagagcagtagtaagatttctctcctgtgtgcactcTCTGATGAAGTGTTAGTTGACTTGATTTGGAGTAGcacttcccacagtcagagcaggagtaaggtcTCTCCCCAGTGTGTCTTAGCAGGTGTCTTTCAAGATGTGAGAAGAATGGGAAACTCTTCTCACAGTGAGGACAGCGGTGAGACACCTTAGTGTTGCTTTCTTCCTGGTGTTGCTCTCTGGAGGCTTCAACTTCAAGTTCAGCTGAGTCAGGTCCTTCTCCTACGTAAATGACAACGGAAAAAGACAAGTCAGCGTTTGCAACAAACAACAAGTTGCCTGATTCATAAAACAAGTTAATGCACAGTAGGATCTCAAATAGTGCTCAGTCATAACTGGCATATTTTGGTATAAAAGTCTACAGCAAAATGAGCCCCCCCAGAATGATAGCCTAGCTCtgatttggatccccattagctgacgccATGACGATAGCTAGTCTTCTTGGGGTACGACAaagaaaaagacattacagagaAAAATAATTTACAATTTATATACACATTTGAAAAACATTAACAAGTAGACATTACAAACATTTAAAATACCTGAAACATTGTATAGTCAATCCATATATTCAGGGGttagtatctgtccagtcatatggctAATATTAGTAGTTGTACTTTTAATGTTCTCTTGAATGTGAATTTACTTTTCGGTTGGGAAATATGAGTTGGTAGGTAGTTCCATTCAGTGGTGTCTCTGTATATAACTTGATTTGAGGAGATTTGTCCTAAGTCTAGAGGGATATCAGAAACGCATATTAGCGTAGACGTgacgttttatttaactaggtaactaacaaactcttatttacaatgccggcctacaccggccaaacccggacgaccctgggccgattgtgagccgccctatgggactctcaatcacggccggatgtgatacagcctggattctgcgccattcgggagcccAACATCAGTCAAAACCTCCCAGAACAAGCCATGGTATTAACAACAAGATCAAAACGAGAAACTTACGATTcaccacatggcagtttcttgtcattgttgctagctatctggccatccagaataaCAGCCTTCTGCACGCTTCGTTTTCGTGACTTTGTCAACTAACCCGTCTATGTAAACAACGCTTTACGAGCTGAGCACAATGGTCTTACCTTTATAATGGTCTTACAGAATGCAAAATAAGGTCTTAGGCTATTACTCTATTTGGTTTTGTTGTAATTTAAAACATTTAAGACAGTGATGTTTCCGATATTTCTGGGGTCCTCTTCCAGATAGCGCGCGTGGGTGCAAAGTcgtgccttttgttaagtaaatcaggtgaaAAAGAGACTGGAGCGCCACTGTGTGAGAAGAAAGGAAACACATACCGTTGAGTAGTAAGACGTTCTGTTTTTCCATCTCTTCTTTGAGCAGATCTATGGTGAAGAAGACAAATATAAAATGTTGATGGTAAATCAGGTGAGTAGCATGAGACACCATCTAGGTTACCTCTTTCATTGAAACAGGAGAGCGAGCCTTGTCAGTTCACCTGGGCCTCAAACAGGGGTGGACAACTCCAGttctcgagggcctgattggtgtcaaaCTTTTTCTCCATATCCTAGCAAAGACAGCCGATTCATCAAATTGCGCTCTAAAATGAAGATcgtgattaggtgattattggagtcacgTGTGTTAattggggcaaaactgtgacaacAATCAGGCCCCTCggggactggaattgcccacccctgggCCTAAAGGGACGTAGATTAGatgtgctggtctaggatcaggtctccccgtccatataatctgattcattatgatctaaaaggctaaactgatcctacatCAGAACTCCTACAGTCCTACTCTGAGACTGTGAAAACAGCTTTTACCATGATACACAAATGTTTCAATCTCTTCCTCCTTtacttcatctttaatgttgacattcagtcccagtgtttgactgcagtcttcctgcttcactgatgccatctctggagCCTGCTGTTCACTCTGTGCTCCACTGTTACAATCAGGACCCTCAGATTTAGGTCCGgtaaagaacagcagcagactgGGTTTGTTCTCACCATCCTAAAATAAAGATTACACAGTCTAAGTAAAAACCTGAATGACTTAGGTAATACAAATAAAGCACTTTGTCACTTTTTCATTTAAAATGGAATAAATGTagattgttttgtcactggcctttaATGCGacaccccataatatcaaagtggaattgtgtttttttaaatgtttacaaatgaattaaaaatgaaaagctaaaatgtcttgagtcaataattattcaacccctttgttatggcaagactaaataagttcaggagtaaaaatttgcttaacaagtcacataataagttgcatggactcactctgtgtgcagtaagTGTTGAACATGAttgtttaatgactacctcatctccgtaccccacacatacagataattgtaagatccctcagtcgagtagtgaatttcaaacacacattcaaccacaaagaccagagaggttttccaatgcctcataaagaagggcacatattggCAGATAAACTAAAAAGGACATTAAATATCCCATTGAGCATAGTgaggttattaattacactttggatggtgtatcaatacactcagtcactacaaatatacaggtgtccttcctaactcagttgccggagaggaaggaaacctctcagggatttcaccatgagtccaatgttgactttaaaacagttagtttaATTGCGGTGATAggaaaaaaactgaggatggatcaaaaaaacattgtagttactccaaaacactaacctaattgacagtgaaaagaaagaagcccgCGCAgagtaaaaatattccaaaacatgcatcctgtttgcaacaaggcactaaaccAATACTGCAAACATTTTGGCAAAGCAACTCTTTGTGTTGAATATaaattatgtttggggcaaatccaacacaacagagtaccactctccatattttcatgcatagtggtggctgcatcatgttatgggtatgcttgtatgttatgggtatgctcggatgaaaagcgtgcccaaagtaaactgcctgctactcaggcccagaagctaggatatgcatattattagctgatttggatagaaaacactgaagtttc encodes:
- the LOC115161943 gene encoding gastrula zinc finger protein XlCGF67.1-like; this encodes MASVKQEDCSQTLGLNVNIKDEVKEEEIETFVYHDLLKEEMEKQNVLLLNGEGPDSAELEVEASREQHQEESNTKVSHRCPHCEKSFPFFSHLERHLLRHTGERPYSCSDCGKCYSKSSQLTLHQRVHTGEKSYYCSDCGKCFALSHHLTRHKRVHTGEKSYCCSDCGKCFSKAQTQSNPR